The following coding sequences lie in one Aspergillus puulaauensis MK2 DNA, chromosome 3, nearly complete sequence genomic window:
- a CDS encoding uncharacterized protein (COG:G;~EggNog:ENOG410PJJE;~InterPro:IPR020846,IPR011701,IPR036259;~PFAM:PF07690;~TransMembrane:11 (o77-99i106-128o134-155i167-188o200-220i270-293o305-322i334-354o360-382i394-415o427-447i);~go_function: GO:0022857 - transmembrane transporter activity [Evidence IEA];~go_process: GO:0055085 - transmembrane transport [Evidence IEA]), giving the protein MGDVEKASVNPPEETKTGESRVYVDTEAEKGFVRKVDCFVLPLLCLMYFFDCMDRSNLANAKTDGLDKDINLKGNEYSLLILIFYIPFGLFDLPWNLLIKRYSARIMLSLMTVVWGICALCQCAAHNFGSLLAVRIILGIFEAGFFAGATFYFTLFYTRGEMGFRLAILQSMAVLASAFSGLISFGLFQINHPTVHGWQWLFIVEGGMTLIIGVIGFWWLPDNGQTAWFLNERERAAASARLLRDTSSEVNTALELKAAFQTWNDWKFPIWAVITFTYPVAYATAMNFFPLIVSRLGYDTVKTNLWTVAPNLVGAVILLVVAKSSDLFRERSLHIILSLVISLAGMLVLASIDVVANKGVSYFACFLLAAGAYIPSCLVHAWHNNNNTNENSRAANTGFFVGLGNLAGILSAATFRTEYAPKYIPTLVATCACNGVCIVATGFMGMWMRIENRRRDRVQGVSLRAGQVETSQLAEGEKSPEWRYFV; this is encoded by the exons ATGGGTGACGTTGAGAAAGCATCGGTCAATCCGCCGGAGGAGACCAAGACCGGCGAGTCGAGGGTCTATGTTGACACTGAGGCGGAGAAGGGCTTCG TTCGCAAGGTGGATTGCTTTGTGCTACCATTGCTGTGCTTG ATGTACTTCTTCGATTGCATGGACCGG AGTAACCTGGCAAATGCAAAGACAGACGGACtcgacaaggacatcaaCCTCAAGGGGAACGAGTACTCGCTGCTCATTCTGATCTTCTACATCCCGTTCGGCCTGTTTGACCTGCCATGGAACCTGCTAATCAAGCGGTACTCGGCACGGATCATGCTATCACTGA TGACCGTTGTCTGGGGAATCTGCGCGCTGTGCCAGTGTGCAGCACACAACTTTGGCAGTCTACTCGCCGTCCGCATCATCCTAGG AATCTTCGAAgctggcttcttcgccggtgCAACCTTCTACTTTACACTGTTTTACACGCGCGGCGAGATGGGCTTCCGCCTCGCAATCCTGCAATCCATGGCCGTCCTCGCCTCAGCCTTCAGCGGGCTCATCTCATTCGGGCTCTTCCAAATAAACCACCCAACCGTACACGGCTGGCAGTGGCTATTCATCGTAGAAGGCGGAATGACATTAATAATCGGCGTCATCGGGTTCTGGTGGCTCCCTGACAATGGGCAGACGGCGTGGTTTCTGAACGAGCGCGAGCGCGCTGCTGCATCGGCGCGTCTGCTACGGGATACTTCCTCAGAGGTGAATACCGCGCTTGAATTGAAGGCCGCGTTTCAGACGTGGAATGACTGGAAGTTCCCGATCTGGGCGGTTATCACGTTTACGTACCCCGTAGCGTATGCGACTGCGATGAACTTCTTTCCGCTG ATTGTGAGCCGACTTGGCTACGACACCGTCAAAACGAATCTATGGACAGTGGCGCCGAATCTCGTTGGGGCAGTGATCTTGCTCGTGGTCGCCAAATCGTCGGATCTATTCCGCGAGCGGTCTCTGCATATCATACTCTCGCTGGTGATTTCTCTAGCCGGCATGCTCGTTCTTGCTAGTATAGACGTGGTCGCCAACAAGGGCGTCTCGTACTTTGCGTGCTTCCTCCTTGCAGCCGGGGCGTATATCCCTAGCTGTCTGGTGCATGCGTGGcacaataacaacaacaccaacgaAAACTCCCGTGCGGCCAATACGGGCTTTTTCGTCGGTCTTGGGAATCTAGCGGGGATACTGAGTGCTGCGACGTTTCGCACGGAGTATGCGCCCAAGTACATTCCCACGCTGGTGGCGACGTGTGCGTGCAATGGGGTCTGCATTGTAGCTACGGGGTTCAtggggatgtggatgcgGATCGAGAATCGGCGACGAGATCGCGTACAGGGAGTTAGCTTGCGTGCTGGGCAGGTCGAGACATCGCAGCtggcagagggagagaagagtcCAGAGTGGCGTTATTTTGTGTGA
- a CDS encoding alkene reductase (COG:C;~EggNog:ENOG410PGTG;~InterPro:IPR001155,IPR013785;~PFAM:PF00724;~go_function: GO:0003824 - catalytic activity [Evidence IEA];~go_function: GO:0010181 - FMN binding [Evidence IEA];~go_function: GO:0016491 - oxidoreductase activity [Evidence IEA];~go_process: GO:0055114 - oxidation-reduction process [Evidence IEA]) — protein MGSLSPLEPLFQPLRLGAFSLQHRVIQAPCTRMRSTKESDGVWVPNDLNVQYYEQRASKGGLMLTEATPISHSAAGYPGVPGIFTPSQIAAWKKVTDAVHAKGAVILCQLWHVGRATTPGWLGGRQTISSSNIPISGNALDGSAYADAPPRPMTVDEIQQTVAEYAAASKRAMQAGFDGVEIHGGNGYLLDQFLHDNVNTRTDAYGGSIENRTRIVLEIISAVTEAIGANRVGIRLSPYNYFQDTRDSNPQKHWGYLCGAIAGLAESARPAYVHMIEPRFDEVLDESAKIEALEKTQEVVVPSLDSFRGVLKKGGVGFIAAGNFKEGNAGEKVVGDGADAVAFGRLFIANPDLPRRLKEGLQLNEYDRDTFYGASPPQKGYTDYPFA, from the exons ATGGgctccctctcccccctcgAACCGCTCTTCCAGCCCCTCCGCCTGGGCGCCTTCTCGCTGCAGCACCGCGTCATCCAAGCCCCCTGCACGCGCATGCGCTCAACCAAAGAGTCCGACGGCGTCTGGGTTCCCAATGACCTCAACGTGCAGTACTACGAGCAGCGCGCATCCAAGGGCGGGCTGATGCTGACTGAAGCGACTCCAATCTCCCACTCA GCAGCAGGATACCCCGGCGTGCCGGGCATATTCACCCCCTCCCAAATCGCAGCCTGGAAGAAGGTCACCGACGCCGTGCACGCAAAAGGCGCTGTGATCCTGTGCCAGCTGTGGCATGTCGGACGGGCCACGACACCCGGGTGGCTAGGCGGGCGCCAGACCATCTCGTCAAGCAACATCCCTATCTCAGGAAATGCTCTCGACGGGTCCGCGTACGCTGATGCCCcgccgaggccgatgacagtcgacgagatccagcAGACCGTGGCGGAGTACGCGGCTGCGTCCAAGAGGGCCATGCAGGCTGGgtttgatggtgttgagatCCACG GCGGAAACGGGTACCTCCTGGACCAATTCCTCCACGACAACGTCAACACGCGCACCGACGCCTACGGCGGAAGTATCGAGAACCGCACCCGGATCGTGCTCGAGATCATCTCCGCCGTAACAGAGGCAATCGGCGCCAACCGCGTCGGAATCAGGCTCAGCCCGTACAATTACTTCCAGGATACGCGGGACTCGAACCCGCAGAAACACTGGGGGTATCTGTGCGGTGCGATTGCGGGTTTAGCGGAGTCGGCGCGCCCGGCGTATGTGCATATGATCGAGCCGCGGTTTGAtgaggttcttgatgagAGCGCGAAGATTGAGGCGCTGGAAAAGACGcaggaggttgttgttccGTCGTTGGATTCGTTCCGGGgggtgttgaagaaggggggTGTGGGATTCATTGCGGCGGGGAATTTCAAGGAGGGGAATGCCGGGGAGAAggttgttggcgatggagcTGATGCTGTGGCGTTTGGGCGACTGTTTATTGCGAATCCGGATCTGCCCAGGAGATTGAAGGAGGGACTGCAGTTGAATGAGTATGACCGGGATACGTTTTATGGTGCCAGTCCCCCGCAGAAGGGCTATACAGACTACCCGTTTGCTTGA
- a CDS encoding C2H2 finger domain transcription factor (COG:K;~EggNog:ENOG410PJ1I;~InterPro:IPR036236,IPR013087,IPR007219;~PFAM:PF00096,PF04082;~go_function: GO:0003677 - DNA binding [Evidence IEA];~go_function: GO:0008270 - zinc ion binding [Evidence IEA];~go_process: GO:0006351 - transcription, DNA-templated [Evidence IEA]): protein MKKHACEYPGCDKAFTRAEHLRRHSLNHETANNGYTCQRCFTHFSRPDLLSRHMSRHAQKDREAGGAGKGVLETRKRMRRADDGSIIVRPPKRQSQSRQKALSSSLSVGSSPSRPEGAPVSPPGSAGDPVSTSTMSIGETELTDPDPLLAPMMPGPFEPYVEPIPGQFDAADGSWSTGFETDMFMNDTVTDFNLPFAATGNYNWLFDVASLDDAFHHLELPLGPDLVPFTDPIDLPDPMADLNLDLDLNLSAFDQDGSSVLLQAASFVERSGPERRELPDLDWMGGPTLDNIPLQPQLDDDARRGILTLIAQSPPVDIHGQPLNLDSPLLSLSALQNYSDLFFSRFNTTYPLIHTATFDPNTIEPVFLAAILSMGATYSSREAHQLAVGIHDALRNQLFCHGAFSPQPDLWVLQAMLLIDCFGKMRAGPKQRENAQLFHCVLIKLIRRSTCTSIRNTNPIPTLETPSSERDDAWKSAMDSEQRKRLAFQCFMWDTEHSVLFSQSLCMSAFEIRSSLPCSAAAWEAHTAEEWSRHAARDTEHSFLPVLKGYITPGAVPRPRDLNGLSRLVVLHGLMSISADLKRRDQTTLRSETPERMGAWTPRVGRAYDLWKADFDADCLTMKLGSGLGSGSQAPADECKRFASLKPAAMALYRAASLALHVEVLDLQIAAGACQILGRVVTPSDRDRSRGILSRWLSGPGSECTSASRHAAFLLHDAVLSLHDWEQTDAFHFPWCLYLATLTVWAFHTGMGMEMRDDGVQMQARPRPTDLSSLIVAMTTSNGGELAALAGEYDTRPLVRAMAQQLATVRWAMVHDAMKVLVGLGV, encoded by the exons ATGAAGAAACACGCGTGCGAGTATCCTGGCTGCGACAAGGCCTTCACTCGGGCTGAGCACCTGCGGCGACACTCTCTGAACCATGAAACCGCGAACAACGGATACACCTGCCAGCGATGCTTCACGCATTTCTCCCGTCCAGACCTGCTGAGCCGCCATATGAGCCGACACGCGCAGAAAGACAGAGAGGCCGGGGGAGCCGGCAAAGGCGTGCTcgagacgaggaagagaatgcgGCGGGCTGACGATGGCTCGATTATCGTGCGGCCGCCCAAGAGACAGTCCCAGTCTCGCCAGAAGGCCCTgtcctcgtcgctgtccgTGGGGAGCTCGCCGAGTCGTCCTGAGGGCGCCCCGGTGTCCCCCCCTGGGTCAGCGGGAGATCCGGTCTCGACGTCGACAATGTCCATCGGCGAGACTGAGCTCACGGACCCTGATCCGTTGCTGGCGCCGATGATGCCTGGTCCGTTTGAGCCGTATGTCGAGCCGATTCCAGGGCAGTTCGACGCTGCTGATGGCTCGTGGAGCACTGGGTTTGAGACGGATATGTTCATGAATGACACTG TAACCGATTTCAATCTCCCTTTTGCGGCAACCGGCAATTACAACTGGCTGTTCGATGTGGCCTCGCTTGACGACGCTTTTCACCATCTGGAGCTGCCTCTTGGCCCTGATCTCGTACCGTTCACCGATCCGATCGACCTTCCAGACCCAATGGCAGACCTGAATCTGGACCTGGATTTGAACCTCTCTGCTTTTGACCAAGACGGATCTTCCGTGCTGCTCCAGGCTGCCTCCTTTGTGGAGCGATCCGGCCCAGAGCGGCGCGAGTTGCCAGACCTGGACTGGATGGGCGGACCGACCCTGGACAACATCCCACTGCAGCCCCagctcgacgacgacgcTCGCAGAGGCATTCTGACATTAATTGCACAGAGTCCGCCGGTAGATATCCACGGCCAGCCTCTCAACCTCGACTCGCCACTGCTCTCGCTATCCGCGCTGCAAAACTACAGcgacctcttcttctcccgcTTCAACACCACATACCCTCTCATCCACACCGCAACATTCGACCCAAACACCATCGAGcccgtcttcctcgctgcAATCCTCTCCATGGGCGCCACCTACAGCAGCCGCGAAGCCCACCAGCTCGCCGTCGGCATCCACGACGCCCTGCGCAACCAGCTCTTCTGCCACGGCGCCTTCTCCCCACAGCCGGATCTCTGGGTTCTCCAAGCGATGCTGCTAATTGACTGCTTCGGCAAGATGCGCGCAGGGCCGAAGCAGCGCGAAAACGCCCAGCTGTTCCACTGCGTCCTGATCAAGCTCATCCGGCGGTCAACGTGCACTTCAATCCGCAATACAAACCCCATACCGACCCTCGAAACACCGTCCTCTGAACGAGACGATGCGTGGAAATCGGCTATGGACAGCGAACAGCGCAAGCGTCTCGCCTTTCAATGCTTCATGTGGGATACCGAACACTCCGTCCTCTTCTCGCAGTCGCTGTGCATGTCTGCCTTTGAAATCCGCTCTTCCCTCCCctgctctgctgctgcttgggaAGCACACACGGCCGAGGAATGGTCTCGTCATGCGGCTAGAGATACAGAGCATAGCTTCCTCCCTGTGTTGAAGGGGTATATCACACCCGGGGCTGTGCCTAGACCCCGAGATCTAAATGGTCTCTCCCGTCTTGTCGTCTTGCACGGTCTCATGTCTATAAGCGCGGATCTGAAGCGGCGCGATCAGACGACGCTGCGCTCGGAAACGCCTGAGCGGATGGGCGCGTGGACACCGAGGGTCGGCCGGGCGTATGATCTCTGGAAAGCGGATTTCGACGCAGACTGCCTCACCATGAAGCTGGGTTCGGGATTGGGATCGGGATCGCAAGCACCAGCAGACGAGTGTAAGCGCTTCGCATCTCTAAAACCAGCCGCGATGGCGCTCTACCGCGCTGCATCGCTGGCGCTGCATGTGGAAGTCCTCGATCTCCAAATCGCCGCCGGGGCGTGCCAGATTCTAGGACGGGTGGTTACACCTAGTGACCGTGATCGTTCACGCGGGATTCTCTCGCGGTGGCTCTCTGGTCCCGGATCGGAGTGTACGTCTGCGTCTCGGCATGCGGCGTTTCTTTTACACGATGCGGTGCTGAGTCTGCATGACTGGGAGCAGACGGATGCGTTTCATTTCCCGTGGTGTCTGTATCTGGCGACGCTGACGGTGTGGGCGTTCCATacggggatggggatggagatgcgGGATGATGGGGTGCAGATGCAGGCGAGGCCCAGACCGACGGATCTGTCGTCGCTGATTGTGGCCATGACGACGTCGAATGGGGGCGAGTTGGCGGCGTTGGCCGGGGAGTATGATACCAGGCCGTTGGTTAGGGCTATGGCGCAGCAGTTGGCGACGGTGAGGTGGGCGATGGTGCATGATGCGATGAAGGTgctggttgggttgggtgtTTAG
- a CDS encoding uncharacterized protein (COG:F;~EggNog:ENOG410PMHW;~InterPro:IPR036683,IPR012675,IPR006058,IPR016208, IPR036884,IPR001041,IPR036010,IPR036318,IPR000674, IPR036856,IPR008274,IPR005107,IPR002888,IPR016169, IPR002346,IPR016166,IPR037165;~PFAM:PF02738,PF00111,PF03450,PF01315,PF00941, PF01799;~go_function: GO:0005506 - iron ion binding [Evidence IEA];~go_function: GO:0009055 - electron transfer activity [Evidence IEA];~go_function: GO:0016491 - oxidoreductase activity [Evidence IEA];~go_function: GO:0046872 - metal ion binding [Evidence IEA];~go_function: GO:0050660 - flavin adenine dinucleotide binding [Evidence IEA];~go_function: GO:0051536 - iron-sulfur cluster binding [Evidence IEA];~go_function: GO:0051537 - 2 iron, 2 sulfur cluster binding [Evidence IEA];~go_function: GO:0071949 - FAD binding [Evidence IEA];~go_process: GO:0055114 - oxidation-reduction process [Evidence IEA]) → MDTFLSSASQTLSFYLNGTPIHLTNPHPRWTLLDFIRSQDGLKGTKLGCGEGGCGACTVVLQTRASRIRHVAVNACLYPLVGVTGKHVITVEGLGTVDNPHPLQERIAKLHASQCGFCTPGIVMSLYAIVRNAFDPATGEFLLSEQDIEGKGHLDGNLCRCTGYKPIFEAARTFLREDLGVTPVIVPSLEDEIETDLTGSDSASGSASGSGSSSGSGSCGRPGGCCRDSPGESCSSNTDITVPSPSSPKQFDFIPYVPTTELIYPPGLAKFQPQLLSYGDESQAWVKPTTVQETLDILSRYPTATLVTGASEVQVDVRFKNFSPRVSVFVGDIPELTSITWSDDKKTLHVGGSASLSDLETECQRCIPDFNATNPTNPGYASTMSAIAKTLRYFAGRQIRNAASLAGNIATASPISDMNPLLLALNATVHTKTLEKETSIPMTQLFKGYRKTALPPASLITRISIPMPSKHTLEFTNAYKQAKRKDDDIAIVTAAFHASLSQGPEYKIEEISLAFGGMAPTTVLAPITASTLLNKPWTPSTLDEALTSLSQELALPYTVPGGMATFRRTLTLSLLLRFWHSISQKLNLEFDSDLVHEIHRGISCGTRDDVNPHAQSVVGQQIPHLSGLKHATGEAEYVDDMPPLYRELHGALVLSERAHARIVGVDWTPALEAGAVGFVDEGCLPGERNLWGSVVHDEPVFARGVVCSHGQPVGMVYAESLEIARAAANVVKVVYEDLPAVITIDEAIGEGSFFKHGKELRRGVKPEEMDNVFKECEVVLSGTTRVGGQEHFYLETNAAVAVPNAEDGSMDVWSSTQNTMETQDFVSQVVNVPRHKINARVRRMGGAFGGKESRSVPIACMVAVAAKKTRRPVRIMLSRDEDMMTSGQRHPVQCRWKVGCTREGRLIALDADAYNNAGYSLDMSSAVMDRCLTHMDNCYFIPNVWLRGWVCKTNTHSNTAFRGFGAPQAMYIAESIINAVAEKVGISVDEIRRRNLYAIGQRTPFLQTIDEDWHVPIILEQVRQEAKYDERRKAVEEFNAAHRWRKRGICLIPTKFGISFATALHLNQASAAVRVYTDGSVLLHHGGTEMGQGLYTKMVQIAAQELRVPVDQVYTEGTSSYQTANVSPTAASSGSDLNGMAVKHACDQINERLQPYREKWPDASLGKIAMAAYRDRVNLSAAGFWKMPTIGYEWGNYDPETVKPMYFYFTQGAACTEVELDLLTGDHTVLRTDIKMDVGRSINPAIDYGQIEGAFVQGQGLFTMEESLWTQSGQLATRGPGNYKIPGFCDIPQEFNVSFLQGVGWKTLRSIQSSKGIGEPPLFLGSTVLFALRDALGFARRERGVKTPLVLDSPATVERLRLAVGDELLERGMAERKEGERNFFVTVA, encoded by the exons ATGGATACCTTCCTGTCCTCCGCGTCCCAGACGCTCTCGTTCTACCTGAACGGAACACCCATTCACCTTACAAACCCCCATCCCCGCTGGACTCTGCTGGACTTCATCCGCTCGCAGGATGGACTCAAGGGCACGAAGCTGGGCTGTGGCGAGGGCGGGTGCGGTGCTTGCACCGTCGTCCTGCAGACCAGGGCCTCGCGCATTCGCCATGTCGCTGTGAACGCCTGCCTTTATCCTTTGGTTGGAG TCACCGGAAAACATGTCATCACAGTGGAAGGGCTGGGGACAGTCGACAACCCACATCCGCTGCAAGAGAGAATCGCAAAGCTGCACGCGTCGCAGTGTGGATTCTGCACGCCTGGGATTGTCATGTCGCTGTACGCTATTGTCCGCAATGCATTCGACCCGGCTACTGGGGAGTTCCTGCTCTCGGAGCAAGATATCGAGGGGAAAGGACACCTCGATGGGAATCTGTGTCGGTGCACGGGGTATAAACCCATCTTCGAAGCGGCGAGGACGTTCCTACGTGAGGATCTAGGCGTGACTCCTGTTATTGTGCCGTCACTGGAAGATGAGATAGAAACGGACTTGACTGGGTCTGATTCTGCATCTGGCTCTgcatctggatctgggtctagctctggctctggttcctgTGGTCGTCCTGGAGGCTGCTGTCGTGATAGCCCTGGGGAATCATGCTCGAGCAACACAGATATAACAGTGCCGTCACcgtcttctccaaagcagTTTGATTTCATCCCGTATGTCCCGACCACCGAACTGATATACCCGCCTGGGCTAGCCAAGTTCCAGCCCCAGCTTCTGTCCTACGGAGACGAAAGCCAGGCCTGGGTGAAGCCTACAACAGTCCAGGAGACACTCGACATCCTATCCCGATACCCTACTGCGACCCTGGTCACAGGAGCAAGCGAAGTGCAAGTCGACGTGCGATTCAAGAACTTCAGCCCCCGGGTTAGTGTCTTTGTCGGTGACATCCCAGAACTGACATCCATCACCTGGAGCGATGACAAGAAGACCCTTCACGTCGGGGGCTCGGCCTCTCTATCAGACCTTGAAACCGAATGCCAGCGCTGTATTCCTGACTTCAACGCTACGAATCCTACGAATCCAGGCTACGCATCGACTATGTCCGCAATCGCCAAAACCCTGCGCTACTTCGCCGGCCGCCAGATCCGCAACGCGGCCTCGCTGGCTGGGAATATCGCCACGGCGTCTCCAATCTCAGATATGAACccactcctcctcgccctaaACGCAACAGTGCACACAAAGACGCTCGAAAAGGAGACATCAATCCCAATGACCCAACTGTTCAAGGGATACAGAAAAACAGCCCTCCCCCCGGCATCTCTCATAACCCGAATCTCCATCCCAATGCCATCAAAGCATACCCTCGAATTCACAAACGCATACAAACAAGCAAAGCGCAAAGACGacgacatcgccatcgtcaccgCTGCATTCCACGCCTCTCTCTCCCAAGGTCCGGAGTATAAAATCGAGGAAATATCCCTCGCCTTCGGCGGCATGGCACCTACAACCGTCCTCGCACCAATAACAGCATCAACACTCCTAAACAAACCCTGGACCCCTTCCACCCTAGACGAAGCCCTAACAAGCCTAAGCCAGGAACTCGCCCTCCCCTACACCGTCCCAGGCGGGATGGCTACATTCCGACGAACACTAACGCTCTCCCTCCTGCTCCGCTTCTGGCACTCCATATCCCAAAAACTCAATCTCGAGTTCGATTCCGATCTGGTTCATGAAATCCATCGTGGGATTTCGTGCGGCACGCGCGATGACGTGAACCCACACGCGCAGAGCGTCGTCGGACAGCAGATCCCGCATCTTAGTGGGCTGAAACACGCTACCGGCGAAGCGGAGTATGTGGATGATATGCCCCCGCTGTATAGGGAGTTACATGGGGCGTTGGTTCTTTCGGAGCGTGCGCATGCGAGGATTGTGGGGGTTGATTGGACTCCTGCTCTTGAGGCTGGGGCGGTGgggtttgtggatgaggGGTGTTTGCCGGGGGAGAGGAATCTGTGGGGGTCTGTTGTTCATGATGAGCCGGTGTTTGCGAGGGGGGTTGTGTGTTCGCATGGGCAGCCGGTTGGGATGGTTTATGCGGAGAGTTTGGAGATTGCACGGGCTGCTGCTAATGTTGTGAAGGTTGTGTATGAGGATTTGCCGGCGGTGATTACGATTGATGAGGCGATTGGAGAGGGGTCGTTTTTTAAGCATGGGAAGGAGTTGAGGAGGGGGGTTAagccggaggagatggataATGTGTTTAAGGAGTGTGAGGTTGTGCTGTCTGGCACGACGAGGGTCGGTGGCCAGGAGCATTTCTATCTCGAGACGAATGCGGCCGTTGCGGTGCCGAATGCTGAGGATGGGAGTATGGATGTCTGGTCCAGCACGCAGAACAC AATGGAAACGCAAGACTTCGTCAGCCAAGTCGTCAACGTCCCCCGGCACAAAATCAACGCCCGAGTGCGTCGCATGGGCGGTGCATTCGGAGGGAAAGAGTCTCGCTCTGTCCCCATCGCATGCATGGTCGCCGTCgcagcgaagaagaccagACGCCCAGTCCGGATCATGCTCAGCCGCGACGAAGACATGATGACCTCCGGGCAGAGACACCCCGTGCAGTGCCGCTGGAAGGTAGGATGCACGAGAGAGGGCAGGCTGATCGCCCTCGACGCAGACGCATACAATAACGCCGGGTACTCGCTCGACATGTCCAGCGCCGTGATGGACCGGTGTCTGACGCATATGGACAACTGCTACTTCATCCCGAATGTGTGGCTGCGCGGCTGGGTGTGCAAGACGAACACGCACAGCAACACTGCGTTCCGCGGTTTCGGGGCTCCGCAGGCCATGTACATCGCAGAGAGCATTATCaatgctgttgctgagaaGGTAGGTATAAGCGTTGACGAGATCCGACGGCGCAATCTGTACGCTATCGGCCAGCGCACGCCGTTCCTCCAGACTATCGACGAGGACTGGCACGTCCCGATAATCCTGGAGCAGGTGCGTCAGGAGGCGAAATACGACGAGCGCCGTAAGGCAGTTGAGGAGTTCAACGCCGCGCACCGCTGGCGCAAGCGCGGGATCTGTCTTATCCCGACGAAGTTTGGGATTTCGTTCGCGACGGCCCTGCATTTGAACCAGGCCAGTGCGGCGGTGCGGGTTTATACGGATGGCTCGGTGCTGCTGCATCATGGCGGTACGGAGATGGGCCAGGGGCTGTATACGAAGATGGTGCAGATTGCAGCCCAGGAACTCCGTGTCCCTGTTGACCAGGTGTATACGGAGGGGACATCCTCATATCAAACGGCCAACGTCTCGCCGACTGCTGCATCGTCAGGGAGTGACCTGAACGGTATGGCGGTTAAGCATGCCTGCGACCAGATCAACGAGCGTCTGCAGCCATACCGCGAGAAATGGCCCGATGCGTCGCTAGGAAAGATCGCTATGGCGGCGTATCGAGACCGCGTCAACctctctgctgctgggttCTGGAAGATGCCGACAATTGGGTACGAGTGGGGGAATTATGACCCGGAGACTGTCAAGCCCATGTACTTTTACTTCACACAG GGGGCTGCATGCACCGAAGTCGAACTGGACCTTTTGACAGGCGACCACACGGTCCTGCGCACAGATATCAAAATGGACGTCGGGCGATCCATAAACCCAGCGATCGACTATGGGCAGATTGAAGGCGCGTTCGTCCAAGGCCAGGGTTTGTTCACTATGGAAGAGTCGCTCTGGACGCAATCGGGCCAGCTCGCGACCAGAGGGCCAGGGAACTACAAGATCCCTGGCTTCTGCGACATCCCGCAGGAATTCAATGTCAGTTTCCTCCAGGGCGTTGGCTGGAAGACGCTGCGCAGTATCCAGTCGAGCAAGGGCATTGGGGAGCCGCCGCTTTTCCTGGGCAGTACTGTCTTGTTTGCCTTGAGGGATGCACTGGGGTTTGCTAGAAGAGAAAGGGGGGTGAAGACGCCTCTGGTCCTGGATAGTCCAGCTACTGTGGAAAGGTTGAGGCTGGCGGTTGGGGACGAGTTGCTGGAGAGGGGAATGGCcgagagaaaggagggagagaggaaTTTCTTCGTTACTGTTGCTTAA